The Astatotilapia calliptera chromosome 14, fAstCal1.2, whole genome shotgun sequence genome includes a region encoding these proteins:
- the LOC113036492 gene encoding olfactory receptor 52E4-like → MLNVTTPPLSYFILGGFMNVGSLKFFYFSLTVILYILIIAANTSLIVVICVNRSLHEPMYMFLCSLFVNELYGSTGLFPFLLLQILSDVHTVSAPLCFLQIFCIHTYGSIEVSNLAVMSYDRYLAICCPLQYNTQMTSNNTAVLIMVMWAYSLAKFLIALSLNLRLRLCGNVLNSLYCQNYLVVRLACSSTKVNNVYGIFDIIMTIIVPTLIILFSYMKILKVCFYGSKQTRQKSLTTCTPQLVSLLNFSCGCCFEIFQSRFDTTGLPAALRIFLSLYFLMMQPLMNPILYGTQMSKIRGVYEHVLSSIMSCGCSKVSQSD, encoded by the coding sequence ATGTTAAATGTAACCACGCCTCCTCTGTCTTATTTCATTCTTGGAGGTTTTATGAATGTTGGAAGTTTAAAATTCTTCTATTTCTCATTAACTGTAATATTATACATCCTGATCATTGCTGCCAACACGTCTCTGATTGTGGTTATCTGTGTGAACAGAAGCTTACATGAACCTATGTACATGTTTCTGTGCAGCCTGTTTGTGAATGAGCTGTATGGTAGCACAGGGCTGTTTCCATTCCTCCTGCTTCAGATCCTCTCTGATGTTCACACTGTTTCTGCTCCTCTCTGCTTCCTGCAGATCTTCTGCATTCACACTTATGGAAGCATTGAAGTTTCAAACTTAGCCGTCATGTCTTATGACAGATACCTCGCTATTTGTTGTCCTCTACAATATAACACCCAAATGACATCTAACAATACAGCTGTTCTGATTATGGTGATGTGGGCGTACTCTTTAGCGAAATTTCTTATTGCTTTGTCCTTAAACCTGCGTCTCAGGCTGTGTGGAAACGTCTTAAACAGTTTGTATTGTCAGAATTACCTGGTGGTTAGGCTGGCTTGTTCTAGCACAAAGGTGAATAATGTTTATGGGATTTTTGACATTATTATGACCATCATAGTCCCCACACTTATCATCTTGTTTTCTTACATGAAAATCCTCAAAGTGTGTTTTTATGGATCCAAACAGACGAGACAAAAAAGCCTGACCACCTGCACGCCTCAGCTGGTGTCTCTCTTGAATTTTTCTTGTGGTTGTTGCTTTGAAATATTTCAGAGTAGGTTCGATACGACGGGTTTACCTGCCGCTCTGAGAATCTTCCTGTCTCTGTATTTTCTCATGATGCAGCCGCTCATGAATCCGATCTTGTATGGAACGCAGATGTCAAAGATCAGAGGCGTTTATGAACATGTGCTGTCCTCTATAATGTCATGTGGGTGTAGTAAAGTTTCACAGAGTGATTGA